ACTCGGCGCAAAATCGCTGTTTTCGTTCCTCGAAGCCTCGAACGCAAAGCTTCTAAAAAGAGAATAAGGAACAGGCAACCAAACAGCGAGTAGAAAAAGGAAATAATACACCGATTGATCCACGTCTCTTGCGATACTCAGAGACACATTCGCTCCACTCCCTTTCGGAAAATCGGATTCGGATTCCAGTCTGAGATAATATTCTCCCGCGGGAACTTCTCCGATAATGATACTCGCCGATCGATCACCTTCCGACCAACTCTCCCCGTCTTCGTAACCTTCGTAATAACTGATTTCGAGACCAGTATCATAGGCGATATCCGTCTTCGTATTGATCAGCGCTAAAGAATAGTAGATGTAGTGATTGGAAAGATCGGGAACGGTCATTTTGATTTGAACATTCTGTCTATCATTGCCTTCCAATTGAAAGGTTTCGGTTACGAAAGAAGTATCAGTTGTTCCGCCCGCAGCAGGATCTCGAACATAAACAAGGTCCTTTTTGAAAACTTCCTTATCCTGCGCATTCCAACAGAAACCGATTTGAACAACAAGCATGATTACGGAAAGCCAAGAGGCGATTTTTACGTTTCGTCTTCGGATCTTGGTAAACGGATTCGGCTGAGCCGCACCGATTCCTTCCGGAACAGGAAGTTCTACTTCTCCTTGGATCGATTTTTTGAGTTCGTCCACGGGAACATACTCGCCGACCGACCAGAATAGTTCGTTTGGGGTTTTCTCCGAAGAAAGCATTTTCGGAGGCGCAATAAAATCCGCGAGTTCCGCACGATCTCCCGAGCGGATTTTGTAATAGAATTCTCCGAAAGCGAAATCGATTCCGGCAGTCGAAGAATTGAACAATTTATATTCCTCTTTTTGAAAGTGTTTTTTCGGAGGATAAGAGTCGCCTACCGTCCTCGGAACAAAAGGAACCGGCTCGAAAACGGTCCAATGCCCGTTAGTCTCGTTTAACCAATAATAACCGCCGGTATAATGAAGCAGATATTCGGTCCAAGGAAAAGTTTGTCCCTCTGCATGAACTGATTTTTTGACAACTCCTAAAACTTCGCATTCCTTACCTTTGAGAGTAAGTTTAATTCCGAGCGGGAGAAAAATCCTATCTTTGATAATTTCTTGAAATTTGGAAAGAATCGTCAGCTCTTCCTTACTTGTATCCATTACGGTTCCGCAATATTCGCAAGCGACCGCTTTCGAAAAGTCCGGACTTCTCTGACTCAAGGAGGCGCCACATCCCAAACACTGAATCGCTTTCGCTTCCTGAAGCTTTTGAAAACCGGTAAACGCCTTTGGATCCCTGAGATTGACAAATTGAATCTGATCGAAACCGTAAAGCATCCCTTTAAAATACAAAGGAGGTGCATGAGAATAATCTAATGTAGCAAACCATCCCTGGTCGGTGGCAAGATCCAAAAGGACTGAAGTGGAACCAGTTTGAAAACCGACGGGTAGTTCCCCCTCTCCTCCGATACAAGTTGCGAGACCGATTTCACGGATCATCCAAAGTTCGTTGTCGAGTCGAAGAGTGTCTCCGGCTCTTAGAAGTTGTTTGGAAGTATGAGAAGAGATAAAATAAACGTCCGGCGGAGAATCCAAATTTTGAATCGGGTCGTGTTCCGGAAAAACATCGGTCTGAGAAGTGGGTCGAAGTTGTGTGATCATAAACTGACCCTGCGCTTCCGCAAGCCACATGGACTTGCCATCGGCAGAGATCGCGTGCCATTCATTCCAAGTTCCCAAACTGTATCTCTGCTGAATTCTTCCGACAATCTGAAAAGAAATT
The nucleotide sequence above comes from Leptospira weilii. Encoded proteins:
- a CDS encoding DUF4178 domain-containing protein produces the protein MLELSCPNCGAPVPFQSKASIYGVCPNCKTLTLQKNQSLENLGKAGDLVPDLSPIQIGTSGKTMDGISFQIVGRIQQRYSLGTWNEWHAISADGKSMWLAEAQGQFMITQLRPTSQTDVFPEHDPIQNLDSPPDVYFISSHTSKQLLRAGDTLRLDNELWMIREIGLATCIGGEGELPVGFQTGSTSVLLDLATDQGWFATLDYSHAPPLYFKGMLYGFDQIQFVNLRDPKAFTGFQKLQEAKAIQCLGCGASLSQRSPDFSKAVACEYCGTVMDTSKEELTILSKFQEIIKDRIFLPLGIKLTLKGKECEVLGVVKKSVHAEGQTFPWTEYLLHYTGGYYWLNETNGHWTVFEPVPFVPRTVGDSYPPKKHFQKEEYKLFNSSTAGIDFAFGEFYYKIRSGDRAELADFIAPPKMLSSEKTPNELFWSVGEYVPVDELKKSIQGEVELPVPEGIGAAQPNPFTKIRRRNVKIASWLSVIMLVVQIGFCWNAQDKEVFKKDLVYVRDPAAGGTTDTSFVTETFQLEGNDRQNVQIKMTVPDLSNHYIYYSLALINTKTDIAYDTGLEISYYEGYEDGESWSEGDRSASIIIGEVPAGEYYLRLESESDFPKGSGANVSLSIARDVDQSVYYFLFLLAVWLPVPYSLFRSFAFEASRNENSDFAPSNFESDSDYDDD